The Starkeya sp. ORNL1 DNA window CGGCGCGCGCGGGCTCGGGCTGCTGCTGGCGGTGGAGTTCGCCCCGCATTGCGACGCCGAGCGCCTGGTGGAGGCGTGCTTCGCCGAGGGGCTGTCGACCACGACCAAGGGCGCCCACGCCATCGGCCTGTCGCTGCCGCTGACCGTGACGGACACCGAGGCGGACGAGGTGCTGGCGCGGCTGGAGGCCGTGGCGGTGGCGCTGCCATCTCAGCCCTAGAGTGAAGCCCGATTACTGCGAGACCACCTCGTATTCGTGGTGGATCGAGGATGCGTGCATGGTGTGGTCGAAGCCGTAAATGTGCACCGACACGGCGTCCTCGGTTCCCTCATTGGCCATCTGGTGGATATTGGGACCGGACGGCAGCATGGCCGCGACGAAGCCCCGCTCGCGGCGGGCGATGCTTTCGAGAACGACCTGGCGGGATCCGATGGGCCGGAACCTCAGCTCGCTGATCACCCCGCTGAAGACGCCGAAGCAGCACGAGCAGTGATGGTCGTGTATCGAGGTCCTCGCGCCCGGCGGCCACAGGATCGCGTAGGCGCTCATCCGGCTGTCGCCGAACAAGAGGGTCCGTGCATAGCCCTCGCCATTGCGCTCCAGCTGGACCCGCTCGATCAGCTCCGGCCGGGCAATGATCGCATCGAGCGTCGCGCGGGCATGGGCGAGATAGGAGTCGGCGAGCGTGCGTGTCACGCGGCTCAGCTCCTGGAACGGGAGAATCTCACCGGCAGTCTGGGACGTCGTCATGGTGTCCTCGCAGGGATAGGCGCACGTATCAGCGTGACAACCATAATATACCCCACACGACCGGAATTTTGTTGCAAACACACTGGGCTTTTCGGATCATCGAGCAAAATTATCCCAATCTTGCGGACGAACCTGTAAAATCATTCCTCGCCCATGACCGTCATCGATGACTATGACAAACGCATCCTCGCCCTGCTCCAGCAGGACGCATCGCTGTCCACCGCCGAGATCGCCGATCGGGTCGGCCTGTCGTCGACGCCGTGCTGGCGCCGTATCCAGCGGCTCGAGGAACAGGGCGTCATCAGCCGGCGGGTCGCCCTGCTCGACCGGAAGAAGCTGAATGTCGGGGTCACCGTCTTCATCGCGGTGCGGACCAGCCGGCACGGCCTGGAGTGGTTCGAGCAGTTCCACAAGGCGCTGAACGATATTCCGGAGGTGCTGGAGTTCTACCGGCTGGCGGGCGGCATCGATTACCTGATCAAGGCGGTCGTGCCTGATATCGCGGCCTATGACGCGCTCTACAAGCAGATGATCAGCAAGGTGGAGCTGACGGAGGTCACCTCGATGTTCGCGATGGAGGAGCTCAAGACCACCACCGAGATCCCGCTCCGCTATGCCCCGCTGCGGTGACGGCGTCGGGAAGGCAGGCGCTCTGCTGCGACATCCTTCGAGGCCGCCTGCGGCGGCACCTCAGGATGACGTTGCGAACAACGTCATCCTGAGAGCCCGACTCGAAATCCGACGTATCCGTCGAGAGGAGCCCCTTTCCACCCTCATCCCCGGGCTTGACCCGGGGATCCAGACTTCAACCGGGTGCATGCGGAGGGGCTGGATCCCCGGGTCAAGCCCGGGAATGAGGACAAATTGGAGTTTTCGGTCAGCCTCTGAGGTGCGAGCGGAGCGAGCCTCGAAGGATGCCCGCCCCGAGCGCCCTCGCCCCTATCTCCCCAGCTTGTCCGCCAGGATCTCCAGCTTGTAGATGTCCGGTACCTTCTCCAGCAATTCGCCGGCCTTCGCCATCAGCGCCTCCGCCACCTTGCCGGAGAGGTGCGCCTCGCGGCCGTCCTCGTCGTCGAAGGTGTCGAAGATGGCGAAGGAGGATGGGCCCTCCTGTATGGCGTACCAGCTCACCGTGCCGGGCTCGGCATTCACCAGCGGAGCGGCGGAGCGCAGGAAGGCCGCGACCTCCTGCTCCTTGCCGGGCTTCGCCTTCAGCGGCACGTAAAGGGCATATTTGGTCATCGGCGCTCTCCCTTTGAAAAAGGCTAATCGCGCACGAAGCTCTGCACCTTGCGTGGAGTGCTGTCAGCCACGCCGGCGGTCACGATGCCGTTCCTTTGGGCGTTCCCTCGGGCCGTTCCCTTGGACGCTCCCTCGGGGCGTTACTGCCCGACCGAGGTGATCGCGGTGATCGCGCCCGCGGTGGCCATCCCCACCGTGCTCACCGGATTCACCTTCTCGGTCTGGTCGGTGACCGGCTGGCCGGTGGCGAGCTGCTTGCCGATCAGCTGGATGATCTTCGGGCTCTCGGCGAACTTGCCGTGATTGACCCTGTCGTCGGTCTTGATGTCCGTCATGTTGATGACGCTGATGCGGTTCTCCGCCAGGAAGTCCTTGTAGGCGGCCGCGTTGGGGTCGATCTCGCCGACCCGCGCGGTGCTGCCCCAGAGGAATTTCGAGGCCGCCAGCGCCTTGTCGTCCTGCGAGACGAAGATCGTGAAGTCCGGCCGCTTCTTGCCCATTTCCGCGACCTGGGTGCGGAAGATGTCGATGTCGACATCGGCGTCGGCCAGCATCACGTTGCGGACCTTGTTGGAGATGCCGCCATCGCGGATCACCATCTGCCGCAATGTCTCCAGCGTCACCCAATTGCCCATCGAATGCGCCAGCACCGAGATGTCGCTGACCGACTTGTCGTCGATCAGATACTGCAGCAGCCGCTCCAGCGCGTCGCGCGAATAGGTGGCGCTGTCGCGGTCATAGCCATAGGCCAGCAGCTTGCCGCGCGAGGGCCAGGTGAACAGCACCGGAATGGCGTCAGTGCCTGAATCATGGACGATCTGCGCGAAGCGGAAGACCGCATCGTCGAAGCGGTTGTTGTAGCCGTGCACGAACACCAGCACGCTGCGACTGGGGCCGCGGGCGAGCCGGGTGGCAAAGCGCGCCTTGGCTTCGTCGCGGCTGATGGTCTCGGCACTGACCGTGGCGAAGGAAACCGCGGGATCTGCGGGAATCTTCTCCGGCCACTCCACCGCGCCGGTCTTGTGGCCGGGCGGGATGGAGATGACGATCTCGGCGAAGCCCGGTGTGCCGCGGGCCCCGCCGAACATCTCGCCGGGCACGGCGGAGGGCTGGCGCGTGGTCGCCACCAGCATGTCGACCTTTGCGGTCGGGGTTGCGAGCGGCTCGCTCGCCAGGAACACGTTCTCGGGGCGCTGGGCGCAGCCGGCGCACAGCAACAGCGCCACCAGCGGCAGCGCAATGCGGCGCGTCAGAAATTTGTTTACCATGCTACCCGCAGCCCCCGCCGCCCTACGTCGGCGGTATAGACGTCAGTTTCCTGCAACCTACTTGACATTTGATGACACGGACCCGGCCGCCGCACGCTTTTACGCGACCGATGCGGAAAGCAGCCGCCGCGTGTGGCTTCGTCGCCACATTGATGGACCGGAAAGTACAACCTCATCCTGAGGTGCGAGCGTAGCGAGCCTCGAAGGATGCTGAAGCAGAAGGCGTTCATCGGGGACGGGCATCCTTCGAGGCCCGGCTTGCGCCGGGCGCCTCAGGATGAGGTCGCGCATGTAGATCCCAGTCACCCGATATGGTCGAACTCGGTCAGGCCGATCGAGACCTCGCGGGCGAGATAGACCAGCGAGGTGCCGAACAGCACCAGCGCGACGACGAACAGCAGCGCCCCCCCGACCTCGTGCCGCCAGCCGAAGAAGGCGGTGGCGAATGCCAGGCAGATGAGGAGCGTGGTGACGATGGCGCTCCCCACCGCGAAGTGAATCGCCCAATGCAGCAGGTGGCTGCGCCGCCTGAGCCGCGGCAGGTCCGCCTTCAGATGGCGGCGGTGCGTGTCGGTGTCGGGGATGGCTCCGATCATGCGCGAGCGCTCGATGATACCGTTCATGCGCCCGATGATCAGCGAGATGAAGCTGGCCAGCGCCCCGAGGATGAAGGCCGGCGCCGTGGCATGGATCATCACCTGCGAGAGCTGTTCGACGGTGGGCGTAGAAGCGATCATCGTGTGTCCCTGGTGGCCGAGGACCGCGCTCCGCCTCGGAGCGCAGTCCGTAGTTCAAAAAATCGCCGTCATCCCCGGGCTTGTCCCGGGGATCTCGATTCCCGACAGCGCATCAGAGGCCGAGATGGCCGGCACAAGGCCGGCCATGACGATGGGAATGGTCTACTTCACCCCAAGAGGGAAGCCGCCTCAATAGCAGGGCGGATAGGGATAATAGCCGCAGGCCGGGTGGTAGTAGGGATAGGGATGGTAGTAGGGCGCGGCCGCTGCCGCGGCGCCGACCGCCACGCCGGTGGCAACCGCCGCCCCGGCCGCCGCACCGTACCACGCGCCGCGATAGGCGGTGCGGCGGGCGACGCCGGCATAGGACATCGGCGTGAACGGCATGCCGATGATGTCGATGAACACCGAGGCCGGGCCGTCGCCGCCAGTGAGCGCGCCTTCCAGTACCGCGACGTCGAAGGTCAGGGTGTCACCCTCGAGCTTGGGCGACTTCAGCGTCACCACGGCATCCTGCACGCTGTCGCCGGCCTTGTTGAACACCGAGACGGTGGCGTTCGGCGGATCCTTGCCGAAGCTGTCCTGCGCCGACCATTCCTCGAGCAGATGGGCGGTGAGGGCATGGCCGGCGGCACGCACCGGGCGATCGGCGAAGATGATCGAATTGGAGGCGACGCCGGTGAGCACCAGCTTGCCGTCCTTCAGGGTGGCGCCCTTCGAGTTGAGCACGATCAGCGCCGGCTCCATCTTGGCCTTGGCGGGCGCACCGGCACTCGGCGTGCCGATGGACTTGAGCGCCGGCGCGCTGATGGCGTCGGCCGCCTGCTGGGCGGAAGCGGGGGTGCCGATCAGCGCGAGGCCGAGCAGCGCGGCGCCGGCAACAAGCGCCGGCTTGAGAAGATGTAGCGACATTGCTTGTTCTCCGAGAGTTTCCAGAAGGTCCGTCCGGTTGCACCCCTCCGATCGCCGTCCGGGGGGACGGCGTCGGGTGGTGCCGGGCAACGTTAGGCGTCGGTCGGTCGGCGTATCAGTTCGCCTGGACGATGGAGGCAGGCTTCCAGGTGCCGTCGAGGGCTTCCGGCTTCGGCCAGTAGAGACGCATCACCATGTAGATCGGGCCGTCCGGCGCCGGCAGCCAGTTGGACTGCTTGTCGGCACCCGGATCGTCATGCTGCACATAGATGGTCAGCGAGCCGTCCGGGTTCTTCTTCATGTCCGACAGCATCGGCGAGTTGATCAGGTAGCGGTTGATCGGGTTCTCGATCAGCAGCTGGGTCTTGCCGTCATACATCGTCACCGACCAGAAGGCGTTCACCGGGGGATAGGCGTCGGCCGGGAAGGTGATAGTGTAGTTGTGCTTGGAGCCGTCGAGCTTTTCGTCCTTGTTGTCCGTCTTCGCCATCGGATACAGCGCCTCGACGGCGTCGTTGCCGAAGATGCCGGCGAGCGCGGCGGCCGCGCGCAGCGTGTAGTCGCCATCATAGAAGGCGCGGTTGCCGAAGGCGCTGCCGACCTGCCAGCCATTCTCCGACTTGCCGATGGTGTCGCGGCGGGCATCGATCTCCTCATAGCCCTTCTTGATGCCGAGCAGCGTCACGATCTTGCCGTCTGACAGCCCGGGGAGCTTGTAGGGAGCGCCGGCCTTGATCCCGATCTCGCCGAAGCGGGCGCGCAGCGCGGTCTCCTGCGACACCGGCGGGGTCAGGGTCCACAGGAAGTTGAGATAGGAGAACGCGTCTTCCTTGAACGCGCTGGCGCTGAAGGCCGGCCACTTGATCGCCGGCGCCGGCTTCGGCGCCGGGGTCTTGGCGAATTCGTGCAGCGTCTGGATCGTGTATTGCGCCTGGATCTTCTTGACGTTGTCGATATCGCCCGGATTCAACAATTGGGTGCGATAGATGACGACGCTGAAATCGGTCTCGCTGTTGAACACCTTGGCGATGCCCGCGGGGGTCTCGCCCTTCCAGCCCGGGCCGGCGATCATGTAGCAGCCGGCATCGCTGCCGGTGGCGCGGGAGCCGATATAGCCGTAATTGAACGTATAGAGATCGACCAGCTGGACCGAGTAATAACGGCTCTTCTCCACCGCCGGAACGCACAGCACCACCGGCTCGGCCCGCAGATCCGCCGTCAGCACCGAATAGGGCGTGTCGCTGTTCGGCGTGACGATGGCCGTGTCCTTGGGCGTGAACACCTGGGCGTCGCTGACGATGGTGTTGAACGGGCCCTTATATTGTGAGTTCTTCTTGTCGACATTGAACTGGTAGATCGCCTTGTAGGCCGCGATCATCGGGAAGGCATAGACATAGGCCTCCTTGGCGATGTCGTAGCGGTCGAGCAGGCCGGGCTCGGCCCTGGCCCCGGCCGGGGCAAGCGTGGTCAGCGTCAGGCAAGCGGCTGCTGTCGCAACGGCCATTCTCATGGTCTGCTCCAAATAATTCCAGATGATGCTGTCGGGCCGGCGCTCGAGCATGTTCCGCAAAAGCTGGAAGACCTTTGCGATGACAACATGCTCCAGCGTATTGAATCTAGAGCACTATCTTGTCGCTCGGATGATGCCATCCGAGTGGATAGGGCGCCCGGCAGGCCGGGGTCCAGAGCATTTCCCGATCAGATGGAATCATCTGATCGAAGAGGAATTGCTCCAATCTATTGAATCTGGAGCACTCATCTTTCGTTCGGATGCTTTCATCCGAACGATAAGGGCTCCAGGTCTCAGAAATGGTAGGCGATACTGGTGAACACGCCGTGCTGGGTGACGTTGTAGAGAAAGCCGTCATCCTCATAGTCGGTGTAGATGGCGCGGTAGCCGATCGCGCTCGAGATCGAGGGCGTCCACATGTAGCCGAGCGCGGCGAAGCCCTGCGCGGTCAACTTCGAGGACACGCCGAAGCCGCCGACGTCACCGATCACGTTGAGGAACCACTTCTCATTGATGTCGTAGTGCAGGCTGAACCCGACCGTCGGGTCGATCCACTGCTTGGTGCCCTCGCGGCTGATCTCGACCGGGAACAGCGTCGGGCTGATGTCGACGTCGGCCTTCAGATGCTGGTAGCGGAAGCCGACCGTGGCGCTGAGCTCGACATTCTCCGGCAGGCCAAGCGGCAGCCGGTAGCCGACGAGGCCGGAGGCGATGACCTGGGTCAGGCTGACATCGACCCCCGTGTCATTGCGGCCGAAGCTGCCGCCGGCCGAGAGATTGGCATAGATCAGGTCGGTCAGGATCATCCATTTGTCGTTCTTGGCCATGAACGAGCCCATCAGCGCGCCGTCGAGATGCTTGAGCGCGTCCCAGGCGCTGACATCGACATCGACGGGCGGCAGGTTGCGCACGCCGGTCTCGCCATTGATCGCCGTCGCCCAGCCATAGGCGGTGGCCTGATAGGTCCAGCCCGACGACGGTTCTACCACCACGGGCGGGGCCTTATAGGCGGGCACCGGCATGTCCGCAGCTTTGACGGGCACAATCGCCATCAACAGCGAGGTAAAACCGGCGGCGAAGACTGTTTTGCCGGCTAGAACAAGAGATTTCATCCGCTTCCCGCCCCCAAGCTCTCGAGGCCCCGAATCCGCATTCAGAGGGGCCGTTCCAGAACTTTGCGCGCCCACCAAGCCGCAATTTCAGATGGAGCGCTTGACATTTAATGACACACCTTTGACCGTCTGTCCCGGCACGTCGCGTTCCGCCGCAACTCTTCCACGGCAGTTCGCGGTGGGGCTCGTCCAGCCTCGGGGGCGCGGCATGACGATATCGATGCAGGATGACGGTGTGGTGGATGCCGCGCCGGTGATGGTATTCAGGGCGGGATTGGGCCGCCGGGTACCTTATGGCTATATCCGTATCGGACCCGGAATCGCCATTCCCGCCGTGCTGCGTGATTTCAATGTCGCGATCGAGCCGCTGCTGCGGCGCGTCGGCGTGCCGGGCGACCTGTTCGCCGACCCCGACAATGCCCTGCCCTACCGCGATTTCTGCCAGCTGCTTTCGCTCTGCGTGGAGGCGATCAAGCGCGATGATTTCGGCCTCCTGATCTGCGAGAAGACCGGCGCCTCCAATCTCGGCCTGGTCGGCTTCCTGCTGCAGCAGGCCCCGGATGTGCGCTCCGCGCTGGGCGACCTGGTGCGTTATCTCCATCACAATGATCGCGGCGCCGTGCCGTTCATGACGATTGCCGGCGGCATGGTCACGCTCGGCTACCAGATCTCCGAGCCGGACATGCCGGCGGCCGAGCATGTCTATGACGGCGCGCTGGCGATCGGGCGCAACATCATGCGGGCGTTCTGCGGGCCGAACTGGACGCCGCTCGAGGTCACGCTGTCGCGCAAGCGGCCGGTCTCGCCCGCCCGCCACGAGCGCTTCTATGGCGCGCCGGTGCGATTCGGCGCCGAGCGCAGTGCCCTGTTCTTCCGCGAGGAATGGCTCGACACCCCGATCCACACCGCCGACCCGATGCTGCGGCGGATGCTGCAGGAGCAGGTCGACCTCCTGGAGATCGAGGAGGCCGGCAATGTCACCGAGCAGGTGCGCCGGCTCATGCGCACCTCGCTGCTCACCAGCGGCGCCTCGCTCGGCGACCTCTCGGAATTACTGCAGATGAACCGTCGCACGCTGGCGCGTCATCTCGATGCCGAGGGCACCAGCTTCAAGAAGATATCGGACGAGGTGCATTTCGACGTCGCCCGGCATCTGCTCGCCAACACCGCCATGTCGGTCACCGATGTCAGCCTGGCGCTGCACTATTCCGAGACCAGCTCCTTCACCAGGGCCTTCCGCGGCTGGGCCGGCCTCGCCCCCAGCGAATGGCGCGCAATGCACGGCGCCGGCAAGGAGTGAGTTTCAAAGCAACCTCATCCTGAGGCGCGAGCGCAGCGAGCCTCGAAGGATGATGAAGCAGAAGACGGCCATCGGGGATGGGCATCTTTCGAGGCCCGGCGCTGCCGGGCACCTCAGGATGAGGTCGCTTTTTGCGGAGCACCCTCCTTCCCCTTCTCCCTCCCATTGTCAGAAAATGGTGAAACCTTGTCCTCATCTGACAAGCGGTAAATGTGCTTTCGTCCTACGCCCCCAAGGCGAGCTGTTCGCATCCATGTGAGGGCGCATGAGACACTATTCTATTTCCCTTGCGGCAGGCGTGGCCCTGTCGCTGCTCCTGGCCGGCGGCATGCCCGCGGCGGCGCAGGATCTGTCCTCGATCCCGGCCGCGGAGGCCAAGGAGATCGCGATCGACGCCTATACCTACGGCTATTCGCTGATCACCACCGAAGTCACCCGCGTGCAGATGTCGAACGTGGCCAAGGCCGACGAGTTGCGCTCGCCGATGGGCCAGTTCACCAATGTGAAGCGCTATCCGCCCGGCAATTATCGCGGCGTCTCGGCACCGAACGCCGACACGCTCTATTCGCTGGCCTGGATCGATGTCGGCAAGGAGCCGACCGTGTTCTCCCATCCCGACATGGGCAAGCGCTTCTTCCTGTTCCCGATGTACAGCCTGTGGATGCCGGTGGTGGAATCGCCGGGCACCCGCACCGCTGGCGGCAAGGCGGCGACCTATCTCATCACCGGCCCCGGCTGGTCCGGCACCGTGCCCACCGGCATGACGCAGATCAAGTCGCCGACCCGCTACATGGTCATCCTCGGCCGCACCTATGCCGACGGCAGCCCCAAGGATTACAAGGCGGTGAATGCGCTGCAGGCGCAGTACAAGCTGGTGCCGCTCAGCGGCTACGGCAAGAAGGACTACAAATACGTCGTCCCGCCGGTCGATCCCAATCCCGGCTTCAGCATGACCGACAAGCCGCAGGACGTCATCAATGCGATGGACACCTCGGCCTATTTCA harbors:
- a CDS encoding Lrp/AsnC family transcriptional regulator, with product MDDYDKRILALLQQDASLSTAEIADRVGLSSTPCWRRIQRLEEQGVISRRVALLDRKKLNVGVTVFIAVRTSRHGLEWFEQFHKALNDIPEVLEFYRLAGGIDYLIKAVVPDIAAYDALYKQMISKVELTEVTSMFAMEELKTTTEIPLRYAPLR
- a CDS encoding antibiotic biosynthesis monooxygenase encodes the protein MTKYALYVPLKAKPGKEQEVAAFLRSAAPLVNAEPGTVSWYAIQEGPSSFAIFDTFDDEDGREAHLSGKVAEALMAKAGELLEKVPDIYKLEILADKLGR
- a CDS encoding cysteine dioxygenase family protein, with translation MTTSQTAGEILPFQELSRVTRTLADSYLAHARATLDAIIARPELIERVQLERNGEGYARTLLFGDSRMSAYAILWPPGARTSIHDHHCSCCFGVFSGVISELRFRPIGSRQVVLESIARRERGFVAAMLPSGPNIHQMANEGTEDAVSVHIYGFDHTMHASSIHHEYEVVSQ
- a CDS encoding DUF1254 domain-containing protein yields the protein MRHYSISLAAGVALSLLLAGGMPAAAQDLSSIPAAEAKEIAIDAYTYGYSLITTEVTRVQMSNVAKADELRSPMGQFTNVKRYPPGNYRGVSAPNADTLYSLAWIDVGKEPTVFSHPDMGKRFFLFPMYSLWMPVVESPGTRTAGGKAATYLITGPGWSGTVPTGMTQIKSPTRYMVILGRTYADGSPKDYKAVNALQAQYKLVPLSGYGKKDYKYVVPPVDPNPGFSMTDKPQDVINAMDTSAYFNMMTRLMGSDIAPPAAEDAPIVARLAKIGIVPGQKFDITKLSPDAQAALKDVGKEASAKIFAAQSTSGTLQNGWRIPGAAGTYGTDYLGRALVAAFGWPANLPEDAVYPYAAADGAGQKLVGTNKYTLTFAKGETPPVDGFWSITMYIIDGGWWFYPNPLNKFTVSMRDKPKFNADGSLTLYLQNESPGKAKQANWLPAPKGEFIAMMRMYWPKANSPSILPPGKGTWQPAPLVQVK
- a CDS encoding alpha/beta hydrolase, which codes for MVNKFLTRRIALPLVALLLCAGCAQRPENVFLASEPLATPTAKVDMLVATTRQPSAVPGEMFGGARGTPGFAEIVISIPPGHKTGAVEWPEKIPADPAVSFATVSAETISRDEAKARFATRLARGPSRSVLVFVHGYNNRFDDAVFRFAQIVHDSGTDAIPVLFTWPSRGKLLAYGYDRDSATYSRDALERLLQYLIDDKSVSDISVLAHSMGNWVTLETLRQMVIRDGGISNKVRNVMLADADVDIDIFRTQVAEMGKKRPDFTIFVSQDDKALAASKFLWGSTARVGEIDPNAAAYKDFLAENRISVINMTDIKTDDRVNHGKFAESPKIIQLIGKQLATGQPVTDQTEKVNPVSTVGMATAGAITAITSVGQ
- a CDS encoding AraC family transcriptional regulator, whose amino-acid sequence is MTISMQDDGVVDAAPVMVFRAGLGRRVPYGYIRIGPGIAIPAVLRDFNVAIEPLLRRVGVPGDLFADPDNALPYRDFCQLLSLCVEAIKRDDFGLLICEKTGASNLGLVGFLLQQAPDVRSALGDLVRYLHHNDRGAVPFMTIAGGMVTLGYQISEPDMPAAEHVYDGALAIGRNIMRAFCGPNWTPLEVTLSRKRPVSPARHERFYGAPVRFGAERSALFFREEWLDTPIHTADPMLRRMLQEQVDLLEIEEAGNVTEQVRRLMRTSLLTSGASLGDLSELLQMNRRTLARHLDAEGTSFKKISDEVHFDVARHLLANTAMSVTDVSLALHYSETSSFTRAFRGWAGLAPSEWRAMHGAGKE
- a CDS encoding DUF1254 domain-containing protein; translation: MRMAVATAAACLTLTTLAPAGARAEPGLLDRYDIAKEAYVYAFPMIAAYKAIYQFNVDKKNSQYKGPFNTIVSDAQVFTPKDTAIVTPNSDTPYSVLTADLRAEPVVLCVPAVEKSRYYSVQLVDLYTFNYGYIGSRATGSDAGCYMIAGPGWKGETPAGIAKVFNSETDFSVVIYRTQLLNPGDIDNVKKIQAQYTIQTLHEFAKTPAPKPAPAIKWPAFSASAFKEDAFSYLNFLWTLTPPVSQETALRARFGEIGIKAGAPYKLPGLSDGKIVTLLGIKKGYEEIDARRDTIGKSENGWQVGSAFGNRAFYDGDYTLRAAAALAGIFGNDAVEALYPMAKTDNKDEKLDGSKHNYTITFPADAYPPVNAFWSVTMYDGKTQLLIENPINRYLINSPMLSDMKKNPDGSLTIYVQHDDPGADKQSNWLPAPDGPIYMVMRLYWPKPEALDGTWKPASIVQAN
- a CDS encoding DUF2721 domain-containing protein, whose product is MIASTPTVEQLSQVMIHATAPAFILGALASFISLIIGRMNGIIERSRMIGAIPDTDTHRRHLKADLPRLRRRSHLLHWAIHFAVGSAIVTTLLICLAFATAFFGWRHEVGGALLFVVALVLFGTSLVYLAREVSIGLTEFDHIG